From Saccharothrix espanaensis DSM 44229, the proteins below share one genomic window:
- a CDS encoding AMP-binding protein, with amino-acid sequence MPGDLTGGLPTPVRERPDHRPGVVRFTDGHGAAVRSADLTALAGAMLDHPALAGVERVTIVGRQSLRLVSTIAAAHLAGHEFAVVDAGEAPEIRRAHVEAFGSGAVIDLSEDHLSPDSGRVIDSPPIVTGDELLATATRTTPLGTVQSGLAVPQISEHAYTVRTSGTTGTPKLVQLTRTAFDQYVRQFVDRYSLDENSRLAVWAAPTYDAHHCQVFAALAAGAVGVVAGLDARRSGRSVLEWLRTSRVTHFETTPSILRALVAAAVEDGRGLPPDLTHVMCSGERFEPALARAVADLAGPLGDRLRLHNEFGPTECVLATWHEITAADLDLPDLPLGTAIPGRVVDVLPPDGAGAASPDRPGEIVIRSPHLCPGYGVAGAHTGTPFPLDANGVLTFHTGDLGYVDERGLLRLRGRRDRVVKRRGVKIDLDDVERAFRAIPYVVDAAALADETPGGTAALRVWVVVDEPGRTEDDVRADVSGHLAAASVPEQIMPVDSLPRLHSGKVDYRELVRRTATHHATGTAGTSAQAAAAATSTEAGVAEEFARVLGVAVPPPGANFFGLGGHSLLALDLNDGLARRFGVDVTLHDVLRHPRVAALAQVIDGRRAEARPAGPADTAAVEPGLTAAERPIWAWTQLFPHDGSANVVAGFRTAEPLSDDEITAALDRLVHDTPQLRLNYGDDHGRPTRTIRPPRPAQVRTVVLTGPVDDCERPEVRAEFYRPFDIAGDQLVRAVVVRSSDSPDVAVCLVVHHIVCDGVGLATLLADLRRRLVDGIAAAPTEVASVPTTGRVDASGHWRQVRDRLRATPRSPALRAAQRHPEPGFETLAVSAAHTVAEREELPLPAVLVEFVAEALLRTLDTDAVVVETPVSLRTPGQARAVGNYVVDVPIVVARTTPEGRAERRRAVAADLLDAVGAAHAAPGFGAARPDQGLAPVGDAVVVLEHDAAPDPSGATTPIRVPGSPPRNPFAFYVVADGGHLDCRVLSRVSPALARRTTTEFRALTAETTQSSVRQECQWPRT; translated from the coding sequence ATGCCCGGTGACCTCACCGGCGGCCTCCCGACGCCGGTCCGCGAGCGCCCGGACCACCGTCCCGGGGTCGTGCGGTTCACCGACGGCCACGGCGCGGCGGTGCGCTCGGCGGACCTGACCGCGCTGGCCGGGGCCATGCTCGACCACCCCGCGCTGGCCGGTGTCGAGCGCGTGACCATCGTCGGCCGGCAGTCGCTGCGGCTCGTGTCGACCATCGCCGCCGCGCACCTCGCGGGCCACGAGTTCGCGGTGGTCGACGCCGGGGAGGCGCCGGAGATCAGGCGCGCGCACGTCGAGGCGTTCGGCTCCGGCGCGGTGATCGACCTGTCGGAGGACCACCTGTCCCCTGACAGCGGCCGGGTGATCGACAGCCCACCGATCGTCACCGGTGACGAACTCCTCGCCACAGCAACGAGAACTACGCCACTGGGGACAGTGCAAAGTGGACTTGCCGTCCCGCAGATCTCCGAGCACGCCTACACCGTGCGCACCTCGGGCACCACGGGCACACCCAAACTGGTGCAGCTGACCAGGACCGCGTTCGACCAGTACGTCCGGCAGTTCGTCGACCGGTACTCCCTGGACGAGAACTCCCGGCTCGCGGTGTGGGCCGCGCCGACCTACGACGCCCACCACTGTCAGGTGTTCGCCGCGCTGGCGGCCGGTGCCGTGGGTGTCGTCGCCGGCCTCGACGCACGGCGCAGCGGGCGCAGCGTGCTGGAGTGGCTGCGCACCTCGCGGGTGACCCACTTCGAGACCACGCCGTCGATCCTGCGCGCCCTGGTCGCCGCGGCGGTCGAGGACGGTCGCGGGCTGCCACCCGACCTGACCCACGTGATGTGCAGCGGCGAGCGGTTCGAGCCCGCCCTGGCCCGCGCGGTGGCCGACCTCGCCGGGCCGCTCGGCGACCGGCTCCGGCTGCACAACGAGTTCGGCCCCACCGAGTGCGTGCTGGCCACGTGGCACGAGATCACCGCCGCCGACCTCGACCTGCCGGACCTCCCGCTCGGCACGGCCATCCCCGGCCGGGTGGTCGACGTGCTGCCGCCGGACGGCGCGGGCGCGGCGTCACCGGACCGTCCCGGCGAGATCGTCATCCGGTCGCCGCACCTGTGCCCCGGCTACGGCGTCGCCGGCGCGCACACCGGGACGCCGTTCCCGTTGGACGCCAACGGTGTCCTGACGTTCCACACCGGAGACCTCGGCTACGTGGACGAGCGCGGGCTGCTCCGGCTCCGGGGCCGCCGCGACCGGGTGGTCAAGCGGCGCGGGGTGAAGATCGACCTGGACGACGTGGAGCGCGCCTTCCGCGCGATCCCGTACGTGGTCGACGCCGCGGCCCTCGCCGACGAGACCCCGGGCGGCACGGCCGCGCTGCGGGTGTGGGTCGTGGTGGACGAGCCGGGCCGGACCGAGGACGACGTGCGGGCCGACGTCTCCGGGCACCTCGCCGCCGCGAGCGTGCCGGAGCAGATCATGCCGGTCGATTCGTTGCCACGCCTGCACTCGGGCAAGGTCGACTACCGCGAACTGGTGCGCCGCACCGCCACCCACCACGCGACCGGCACCGCCGGAACATCCGCGCAGGCCGCCGCGGCGGCCACGAGCACCGAGGCGGGCGTCGCCGAGGAGTTCGCGCGGGTCCTCGGGGTGGCGGTGCCCCCACCGGGGGCCAACTTCTTCGGGCTGGGTGGGCATTCCCTGCTGGCGCTGGACCTCAACGACGGGCTGGCGCGCCGGTTCGGCGTGGACGTCACGCTGCACGACGTGCTCCGGCACCCGCGCGTGGCGGCGCTCGCGCAGGTGATCGACGGGCGGCGCGCGGAGGCCCGCCCGGCCGGTCCGGCCGACACCGCCGCCGTGGAACCCGGTCTGACAGCGGCGGAACGGCCGATCTGGGCGTGGACCCAGCTGTTCCCGCACGACGGCTCGGCCAACGTGGTCGCGGGCTTCCGGACAGCCGAACCGCTGTCGGACGACGAGATCACCGCCGCCCTCGACCGGCTCGTCCACGACACACCGCAGCTGCGGCTCAACTACGGCGACGATCACGGCCGCCCCACGCGCACGATCCGACCGCCCCGTCCGGCGCAGGTGCGGACCGTCGTGCTGACCGGTCCCGTGGACGACTGCGAGCGCCCCGAGGTCCGCGCCGAGTTCTACCGGCCGTTCGACATCGCCGGCGACCAGCTCGTGCGCGCCGTGGTCGTCCGCTCGTCCGACTCGCCGGATGTCGCCGTGTGCCTTGTCGTGCACCACATCGTGTGCGACGGGGTCGGGCTGGCGACGCTGCTCGCCGATCTGCGCCGCCGCCTGGTCGACGGCATCGCGGCGGCTCCGACCGAGGTGGCGAGCGTCCCGACCACCGGCCGGGTCGACGCGTCCGGTCACTGGCGGCAGGTCCGCGACCGGTTGCGGGCGACACCCCGCTCCCCCGCTCTGCGCGCCGCGCAGCGGCACCCCGAGCCCGGCTTCGAGACGCTCGCGGTGTCGGCGGCGCACACCGTCGCCGAACGCGAGGAACTCCCGCTGCCCGCCGTCCTCGTCGAGTTCGTGGCCGAGGCGCTGCTGCGGACGCTGGACACGGACGCGGTCGTCGTGGAGACACCGGTGTCGCTGCGCACCCCGGGGCAGGCCCGCGCGGTCGGCAACTACGTGGTCGACGTGCCGATCGTGGTCGCCCGCACGACGCCGGAAGGCCGTGCCGAGCGCCGCAGGGCCGTCGCCGCGGACCTGCTCGACGCGGTCGGCGCGGCGCACGCCGCTCCCGGGTTCGGCGCGGCCCGCCCCGACCAGGGGCTGGCCCCGGTGGGTGACGCGGTCGTCGTCCTCGAACACGACGCCGCGCCCGACCCGAGCGGCGCGACCACGCCGATCCGGGTGCCCGGCTCGCCGCCGCGCAACCCGTTCGCCTTCTACGTGGTGGCCGACGGCGGCCACCTCGACTGCCGGGTGCTCAGCCGGGTCTCCCCGGCGCTGGCCCGGCGCACCACGACCGAATTCCGCGCGCTGACGGCCGAGACCACGCAGTCCTCGGTGAGACAGGAGTGCCAGTGGCCACGTACGTGA
- a CDS encoding AfsR/SARP family transcriptional regulator: protein MGAIRFSLLGQIEAWLGPNAVDLGHQKQRYVLAALLVDADRVVPLTRILERVWGEDAPRGAQNTLHSYLSRLRRALSSDAGHVLIERHPGGYVARVDPDVVDVHRFRRLVAQAKATGRPGEAAELVRQALELWRGEPFSGAVSAWFTTHRTTLQREHAAAQLDLCDLLLRCGRDADALAIASVRSAENPLDERVAGQLALALHRLGRTADALACVDRTRRSLVAELGVDPGVALVELRRRVLAADPELLRIEVDAEQEAPAEAVTWSAPATLPPDVHDFTDRAGQPAALVERSIAGGRVVAVVGMGGIGKSSLARHVAHRVADRFPDGQLWVDLGGAAPGDVLARLLRTLGVPDRAIPADHVERGDLFRTMLRGRTVLLVLDNATAVGQVYPLLPGAGGCAVLVTSRAKPTGAEGVEWVELDVFTTDEGVALLTSLVGAQRVAAEPAAAERIVALCGGLPLAVRIAGARLAARRTWRLDHLVGQLSDERRRLDRLAVGDLEVRASFAMSYAGLTPTARRLLRLLGLVAVPDFPPWVAAVLLELPLDEAIGHAEELVDAHLLTVSEVDPVGQYRYRCHDLIRLFAAEHAEDEETAADRDRAVERALGGWLAHAERLTGFVPGPCYARIGGAAHRPPVDDLVPDLSPEWSDTWFDAERSALISAVRQACRAGSTDLAFDLAGCLEKYFDLRGMYSDWLALNREVLDVCVRHGNRLGEAVMRRGLLDVTTWISDGPGEAMDRMRVEALALWDLFVELGHDAGASDVAVMHSWSSTAAGRHAEAVATAEAALVLAGRAGHVGGLARAELALAVAHFDNRQVAVAVRHAERALTHARELGNPRWEATALQFAGIGYREAGEFEVSKHMLDQSLAIARTYRDSYTEVLTLLASARLHLRVDLERACADAERSLALSRRHRMTHHTAEGLELLGLLALEQNRPHDAVVHLEESVALWRTRGWHSYHAAALESLGRAYEHVDQVAARRAFAEAREVYLRIGDTDRAARIRG from the coding sequence GTGGGGGCGATCAGGTTCAGCCTGCTGGGGCAGATCGAGGCGTGGCTCGGTCCGAACGCGGTGGATCTGGGGCACCAGAAGCAGCGGTACGTGCTGGCGGCGCTGCTGGTCGACGCGGACCGGGTCGTGCCGCTGACGCGGATCCTGGAACGGGTCTGGGGCGAGGACGCGCCCCGCGGCGCGCAGAACACGTTGCACAGCTACCTGTCCCGGCTGCGCCGCGCGCTGTCGTCGGATGCCGGGCACGTGCTCATCGAGCGGCACCCGGGCGGGTACGTGGCACGGGTCGACCCGGACGTGGTGGACGTGCACCGGTTCCGCCGGTTGGTCGCGCAGGCCAAGGCGACCGGACGCCCCGGCGAGGCGGCCGAGCTGGTGCGGCAGGCGCTGGAGCTGTGGCGCGGCGAGCCGTTCAGCGGAGCGGTCAGCGCCTGGTTCACCACGCACCGCACGACGTTGCAGCGCGAGCACGCCGCCGCCCAACTCGACTTGTGCGACTTGCTGCTGCGCTGCGGCCGTGACGCCGACGCGCTCGCCATCGCCTCGGTCCGCTCCGCCGAGAACCCGCTGGACGAACGGGTCGCGGGCCAACTGGCGCTGGCCCTGCACCGGTTGGGCCGCACGGCCGACGCGCTGGCGTGCGTCGACCGCACCCGCCGGTCGCTGGTGGCCGAGCTGGGCGTGGATCCCGGGGTCGCGCTGGTCGAGCTGCGGCGGCGGGTGCTGGCCGCCGATCCGGAGCTGCTGCGGATCGAGGTGGACGCGGAGCAGGAGGCCCCGGCGGAGGCCGTCACGTGGTCCGCGCCCGCGACGCTGCCGCCCGACGTGCACGACTTCACCGACCGGGCCGGACAGCCCGCGGCGCTGGTCGAGCGGTCGATCGCGGGCGGGAGGGTGGTCGCGGTCGTCGGCATGGGCGGGATCGGCAAGAGCTCGCTCGCGCGGCACGTCGCGCACCGGGTCGCCGACCGCTTCCCCGACGGCCAGCTCTGGGTGGACCTGGGCGGCGCGGCACCGGGCGACGTGCTGGCCCGGCTGCTGCGGACGCTCGGCGTCCCGGACCGCGCCATCCCGGCCGACCACGTCGAGCGCGGCGACCTGTTCCGCACGATGCTGCGCGGCCGGACGGTGCTGCTCGTGCTGGACAACGCCACGGCGGTCGGCCAGGTCTACCCGCTGCTGCCGGGGGCGGGCGGCTGCGCGGTGCTGGTCACCAGCCGGGCCAAGCCGACCGGGGCCGAGGGCGTCGAGTGGGTCGAGCTGGACGTGTTCACCACCGACGAGGGCGTGGCGCTGCTGACCAGCCTGGTGGGCGCGCAGCGGGTCGCGGCCGAGCCCGCCGCCGCCGAGCGGATCGTCGCGCTGTGCGGCGGGCTGCCGCTGGCCGTGCGGATCGCCGGGGCGCGCCTGGCCGCGCGGCGCACGTGGCGGCTGGACCACCTGGTGGGGCAGCTCAGCGACGAGCGCCGCCGGCTGGACCGGCTCGCCGTCGGCGACCTGGAGGTGCGCGCGTCCTTCGCGATGAGCTACGCGGGGCTGACCCCGACCGCCCGGCGGTTGTTGCGCCTGCTCGGGCTGGTCGCGGTGCCGGACTTCCCGCCGTGGGTCGCGGCCGTGCTGCTCGAACTCCCGCTGGACGAGGCGATCGGGCACGCCGAGGAGCTGGTCGACGCCCACCTGCTGACCGTGTCCGAGGTCGACCCGGTGGGCCAGTACCGGTACCGGTGCCACGACCTGATCCGGCTGTTCGCCGCCGAGCACGCCGAGGACGAGGAGACCGCCGCCGACCGCGACCGCGCCGTCGAACGGGCGCTGGGCGGCTGGCTGGCGCACGCCGAGCGGCTGACCGGGTTCGTGCCCGGCCCCTGCTACGCGCGCATCGGCGGTGCCGCCCACCGGCCGCCGGTGGACGACCTGGTGCCGGACCTGTCGCCGGAGTGGTCGGACACCTGGTTCGACGCGGAGCGGTCGGCGTTGATCTCGGCCGTGCGCCAGGCGTGCCGCGCCGGGTCGACCGACCTCGCCTTCGACCTGGCCGGGTGCCTGGAGAAGTACTTCGACCTGCGCGGCATGTACTCGGACTGGCTCGCGCTCAACCGCGAGGTGCTCGACGTGTGCGTCCGGCACGGCAACCGGCTCGGTGAAGCGGTGATGCGGCGCGGGCTGCTCGACGTGACGACCTGGATCTCCGACGGGCCGGGCGAGGCGATGGACCGGATGCGGGTGGAAGCGCTGGCGCTGTGGGACCTGTTCGTGGAGCTCGGCCACGACGCGGGCGCGTCGGACGTGGCCGTGATGCACTCGTGGTCCTCGACCGCCGCCGGCCGGCACGCGGAGGCCGTCGCCACGGCCGAGGCGGCGCTCGTCCTGGCCGGGCGGGCGGGCCACGTCGGCGGGTTGGCGCGGGCCGAACTGGCGCTGGCCGTCGCGCACTTCGACAACCGCCAGGTGGCCGTCGCCGTCCGGCACGCCGAACGCGCGCTCACCCACGCGCGGGAGCTGGGCAACCCGCGCTGGGAGGCCACGGCACTGCAGTTCGCGGGCATCGGGTACCGGGAAGCCGGCGAGTTCGAGGTCAGCAAGCACATGCTGGACCAGTCGCTGGCCATCGCCCGCACCTACCGCGACTCCTACACCGAGGTGCTCACCCTGCTCGCCTCCGCCCGCCTGCACCTGCGGGTCGACCTCGAACGGGCGTGCGCCGACGCCGAGCGCTCGCTGGCGCTGAGCCGCCGGCACCGGATGACCCACCACACGGCGGAAGGTCTGGAACTGCTGGGGCTGCTGGCTCTGGAGCAGAACCGGCCGCACGACGCCGTCGTGCACCTGGAGGAGTCCGTCGCGCTGTGGCGCACCAGGGGGTGGCACTCGTACCACGCCGCCGCGCTGGAGTCGCTGGGTCGCGCGTACGAGCACGTCGACCAGGTCGCCGCGCGGCGGGCGTTCGCCGAGGCGCGCGAGGTGTACCTGCGCATCGGCGACACGGACCGGGCCGCGCGGATCCGAGGTTGA
- a CDS encoding phospholipase A2: MRTRPRFLAPVLVPIVAAALAAGTAQAGAAPATPSAAAVDVVLPLTADADVNSAFDGGNAFGEYLKAGTEADGEKSRTYLRFDTRGLRAPVKAVLTLTNVDAPGCGPVVGAGIQVRPVTDFWDPTAQTWTPQPANGATGAVLSTEGSRQGVCGSGRMSWDVTAIVAEWAAGTAKNHGLVLLAPTEVAARNYRVFASGENSEGLGDPPTLKVTTETPFTPGEGDDPAEPGPAPSDQWPGRVEPDTGVWLTGGTDVFEPGLVTTRSHSAGQRIDLTNPNEQVLGPDWRLEPLGGVLGDRLKDFSANGYLQISRTSGSSSDRYLADPARPGTFTSRDGGTVVRNADGTFTERDADAAAASRTWRKVGTDHLITATTHPEAGTTTIGYDAQGRVSTLAAPTADTATFRYATTTTATAAAPGDVAGQLKDVEYDAAGDPPPAVVVAYSYDSGKRLRRVDDLRRMDGEPVATSTYTYDPAGNITQLNTPPDGLWNLTYAAAGKMQTATKPPTAALQPHCKYASQYLWGRDGCWAGPVPMSYGGRKIQPSWRRTPGNKAVVGVTDDRCTAPALQKPGGFDFRIACDMHDYGYGIIYLKTRQWDKSKKGAVDSVFYTTLRDHTCNAYPSARRSSCKNWASDYYFFVSRFGGSSMKYAREY, from the coding sequence ATGCGAACCAGACCGAGATTCCTGGCACCCGTGCTGGTGCCCATCGTCGCCGCGGCGCTGGCCGCCGGCACCGCGCAGGCGGGCGCGGCACCGGCGACGCCGTCGGCCGCCGCGGTCGACGTGGTCCTGCCGCTGACCGCCGACGCCGACGTCAACAGCGCCTTCGACGGCGGCAACGCCTTCGGCGAGTACCTGAAAGCCGGGACCGAGGCCGACGGCGAGAAGTCCCGCACCTACCTGCGGTTCGACACCAGGGGCCTGCGTGCGCCGGTCAAGGCCGTGCTCACGCTGACCAACGTCGACGCGCCCGGCTGCGGCCCGGTGGTCGGCGCGGGGATCCAGGTCCGGCCGGTCACCGACTTCTGGGACCCGACGGCGCAGACGTGGACGCCGCAGCCGGCCAACGGCGCGACCGGCGCCGTGCTCAGCACCGAGGGCTCGCGGCAGGGGGTGTGCGGCAGCGGGCGGATGAGCTGGGACGTCACCGCCATCGTGGCCGAGTGGGCGGCCGGCACCGCGAAGAACCACGGCCTGGTCCTGCTCGCGCCGACCGAGGTCGCGGCCCGGAACTACCGGGTGTTCGCCTCCGGTGAGAACAGCGAGGGCCTGGGCGACCCGCCGACGTTGAAGGTGACCACCGAGACCCCGTTCACGCCCGGCGAGGGCGACGACCCGGCCGAACCCGGGCCCGCACCGTCCGACCAGTGGCCGGGCCGGGTGGAGCCGGACACCGGCGTGTGGCTGACCGGCGGCACGGACGTGTTCGAGCCGGGGCTGGTCACCACCCGCAGCCACAGCGCCGGGCAGCGGATCGACCTCACCAACCCGAACGAACAGGTGCTCGGCCCGGACTGGCGGCTGGAACCGCTCGGCGGCGTGCTCGGCGACCGGCTGAAGGACTTCAGCGCCAACGGGTACCTCCAGATCAGCCGCACCAGCGGCAGTTCCTCCGACCGCTACCTGGCCGACCCGGCCAGGCCCGGCACCTTCACCTCGCGCGACGGCGGCACCGTGGTCCGCAACGCCGACGGCACGTTCACCGAGCGCGACGCCGACGCGGCCGCCGCCTCCCGCACGTGGCGCAAGGTCGGCACCGACCACCTGATCACGGCGACCACCCACCCCGAGGCGGGCACGACCACGATCGGCTACGACGCCCAAGGCCGGGTCTCCACACTCGCGGCCCCGACCGCGGACACGGCGACCTTCCGCTACGCGACAACGACCACCGCCACCGCCGCCGCGCCGGGCGATGTCGCCGGTCAGCTCAAGGACGTCGAGTACGACGCCGCCGGCGACCCGCCCCCGGCCGTCGTCGTGGCCTACTCCTACGACAGCGGCAAGCGGCTGCGCCGGGTGGACGACCTGCGCAGGATGGACGGCGAACCCGTCGCCACGAGCACCTACACCTACGACCCGGCCGGCAACATCACCCAACTGAACACCCCGCCGGACGGCCTGTGGAACCTCACCTACGCGGCTGCGGGCAAGATGCAGACCGCGACCAAGCCGCCGACCGCCGCCCTCCAGCCGCACTGCAAGTACGCCTCGCAGTACCTGTGGGGACGTGACGGGTGCTGGGCCGGCCCCGTCCCGATGTCCTACGGCGGCCGGAAGATCCAGCCGAGTTGGCGACGCACGCCCGGCAACAAGGCGGTCGTGGGCGTGACCGACGACCGCTGCACCGCGCCCGCCCTGCAGAAGCCCGGCGGGTTCGACTTCCGGATCGCCTGCGACATGCACGACTACGGCTACGGGATCATCTACCTCAAGACCCGGCAGTGGGACAAGTCCAAGAAGGGCGCGGTGGACTCGGTCTTCTACACCACCCTGCGCGACCACACCTGCAACGCCTACCCGTCGGCCCGGCGCTCGTCGTGCAAGAACTGGGCGAGCGACTACTACTTCTTCGTCAGCCGGTTCGGTGGTTCGAGCATGAAGTACGCCAGGGAGTACTGA
- a CDS encoding aminoglycoside phosphotransferase/kinase family protein, whose protein sequence is MPLDELPDWLPAWCRRHLGRAPAEVLFEERRMSTVFGLRLVGGAEVVVKSRADDGRAASCVAAQELLAARGFPCPRPLTPAVGVGAWAVHAEEFRPGGEVLHGDAPDVAERCAEVFARLVAGLLGAPVAPPLPNPRWARWDHADPGVWPAIGFLDERDQRAVPAHVVATAGRARARLLAADLPRVLGHADFEAQNLRWHGRRIWVVHDWDSLAWQPEAALVGAASGTFAGAGPPTLAPVASSAAFLAVYQDIRGRRFTASELEVAWAASLWPAAHNARWEALHGDPPVCGTALRAQAAERLRRANA, encoded by the coding sequence GTGCCGCTTGACGAACTGCCGGACTGGTTGCCCGCCTGGTGTCGCCGCCACCTGGGCCGCGCGCCGGCCGAGGTGTTGTTCGAGGAGCGGCGGATGTCGACCGTGTTCGGGCTCCGGCTGGTCGGCGGCGCGGAGGTCGTGGTCAAGTCGCGGGCCGACGACGGTCGGGCCGCGTCGTGCGTCGCCGCGCAGGAACTGTTGGCCGCGCGTGGTTTCCCCTGTCCCCGGCCGCTCACCCCGGCGGTCGGCGTCGGGGCGTGGGCCGTGCACGCCGAGGAGTTCCGGCCCGGTGGCGAGGTGCTGCACGGGGACGCGCCGGACGTCGCCGAGCGCTGCGCGGAGGTGTTCGCCCGGCTGGTGGCCGGGTTGCTCGGCGCGCCCGTCGCGCCGCCGCTGCCGAACCCGCGCTGGGCGCGGTGGGACCACGCCGACCCTGGGGTGTGGCCGGCGATCGGGTTCCTCGACGAACGGGACCAGCGGGCGGTGCCGGCGCACGTCGTCGCCACGGCCGGCCGGGCCCGCGCGCGGCTGCTGGCGGCCGACCTGCCGCGCGTGCTGGGCCACGCGGACTTCGAGGCGCAGAACCTCCGCTGGCACGGCCGGCGGATCTGGGTGGTGCACGACTGGGACAGCCTGGCGTGGCAACCGGAGGCGGCCCTGGTCGGTGCGGCGAGCGGCACGTTCGCCGGTGCCGGACCGCCCACTCTCGCCCCGGTCGCGAGTTCCGCGGCGTTCTTGGCCGTGTACCAGGACATCCGGGGTCGCCGGTTCACCGCGTCGGAACTGGAAGTCGCGTGGGCGGCGAGCCTGTGGCCGGCGGCGCACAACGCCCGGTGGGAGGCCCTGCACGGCGACCCCCCGGTGTGCGGCACCGCGCTGCGCGCGCAAGCGGCCGAACGCCTGCGCAGGGCGAACGCCTGA
- a CDS encoding fumarylacetoacetate hydrolase family protein — MRGKSFDASAPCGPITRVRDAGDVAGAVLRLSVNGEARRQTPIGLMIWNAAEIIAHLSADYRLRPGDLVFTGTPAGVGAIEPADVVRVDVDGLEPLSATITESGSRETD, encoded by the coding sequence CTGCGAGGCAAGTCCTTCGACGCCTCCGCCCCGTGCGGGCCCATCACCCGGGTGCGCGACGCAGGCGACGTCGCCGGGGCCGTGCTGCGGCTCTCGGTCAACGGCGAGGCCCGCCGGCAGACCCCGATCGGGCTGATGATCTGGAACGCCGCGGAGATCATCGCCCACCTGTCCGCCGACTACCGGCTCCGGCCCGGCGACCTCGTCTTCACCGGCACCCCCGCCGGCGTCGGCGCGATCGAGCCGGCCGACGTCGTCCGCGTCGACGTGGACGGCCTGGAGCCGTTGTCCGCCACCATCACCGAGAGCGGAAGCCGTGAAACCGACTGA
- a CDS encoding polysaccharide deacetylase family protein has translation MWLIVNVEEWSDTEPMPRNVFTPPAGGVPSPDVPNWAWHEYDNRVGFWRVLRVLDEHAVPVALAVSGSAIEVYPQITEAAHSRGWEFVGHGYTQKNMQKVPDERHDVQRTRDAITTATGRPPRGWLGPGRLPSRLVPRQGRVTSSERKVKPGFSAAPGC, from the coding sequence GTGTGGCTGATCGTCAACGTGGAGGAGTGGTCGGACACCGAACCGATGCCCCGGAACGTGTTCACCCCGCCGGCGGGCGGCGTGCCGTCACCGGACGTGCCGAACTGGGCGTGGCACGAGTACGACAACCGGGTCGGGTTCTGGCGCGTGCTCCGCGTCCTGGACGAGCACGCGGTGCCCGTCGCGCTGGCCGTGAGCGGTTCGGCGATCGAGGTCTACCCGCAGATCACCGAGGCGGCGCACAGCCGGGGCTGGGAGTTCGTCGGGCACGGCTACACCCAGAAGAACATGCAGAAGGTCCCCGACGAGCGCCACGACGTCCAACGCACCCGCGACGCGATCACCACCGCGACCGGCCGCCCACCGCGCGGCTGGCTGGGCCCCGGCCGGCTCCCGTCACGTCTGGTCCCCCGGCAGGGCCGAGTGACGTCCAGCGAACGCAAGGTGAAGCCGGGGTTCTCCGCCGCACCAGGCTGTTGA
- a CDS encoding TIGR03086 family metal-binding protein, with product MLHAAREEFRRRLVHVTPEALAAPTPCAEWTVRDLVNHVIGGERLTAALLGGATTEAAVEALNADWLAEARTTEDLLTAFTAATEALDQAALVPGALDRVVDHLVGQVPGRQAIGFRVPEYLVHAWDLARALDVDDTLDPVLVARTWEDMRDMAPVIGTSGYFGTGPSGTLDEDSPLQARLLDLSGRRP from the coding sequence GTGCTGCACGCCGCCCGCGAAGAGTTCCGCCGCCGCCTCGTCCACGTCACCCCGGAGGCGCTGGCGGCACCCACCCCGTGCGCCGAGTGGACCGTCCGCGACCTGGTCAACCACGTCATCGGGGGCGAACGCCTGACCGCCGCCCTGCTCGGCGGCGCGACCACGGAGGCCGCCGTCGAAGCCCTGAACGCCGACTGGCTGGCCGAAGCCCGCACGACCGAGGACCTCCTGACCGCCTTCACCGCCGCGACCGAAGCCCTCGACCAGGCCGCCCTGGTCCCCGGAGCCCTGGACCGCGTCGTAGACCACCTGGTCGGCCAGGTCCCCGGCCGGCAGGCCATCGGCTTCCGGGTGCCCGAGTACCTGGTCCACGCCTGGGACCTGGCCCGCGCGCTGGACGTGGACGACACCCTGGACCCCGTGCTGGTAGCCCGGACCTGGGAGGACATGCGGGACATGGCCCCCGTCATCGGCACCTCGGGCTACTTCGGCACCGGCCCCAGCGGCACCCTGGACGAGGACAGCCCCCTCCAAGCCCGCCTACTGGACCTCTCCGGCCGCCGCCCCTAG